One window of the Ammospiza caudacuta isolate bAmmCau1 chromosome 9, bAmmCau1.pri, whole genome shotgun sequence genome contains the following:
- the WNT8B gene encoding protein Wnt-8b, protein MDPYLGIFFLTPFFQSCYAWSVNNFLMTGPKAYLIYSSSVAAGAQSGIEECKFQFAWDRWNCPERALQLSSHGGLRSANRETAFVHAISSAGVMYTLTRNCSLGDFDNCGCDDSRNGQLGGQGWLWGGCSDNVGFGEAISKQFVDALETGQDARAAMNLHNNEAGRKAVKGTMKRTCKCHGVSGSCTTQTCWLQLPEFREVGTYLKERYHKALKVDLLQGAGNSAASRGAIAETFSSISKKELVHLEDSPDYCLENKTLGLLGTEGRECLKRGKALSKWEKRSCRRLCGDCGLAVEERRAEMVSSCNCKFHWCCAVRCEQCRKRVTKYFCVRKEKRERSGGGGASRKLKRKL, encoded by the exons ATGGACCCTTATCTGGGCATCTTCTTCCTCACTCCCTTCTTCCAGTCCTGCTATGCCTG GTCAGTGAATAATTTCCTGATGACGGGCCCCAAG GCCTATCTCATCTACTCCAGCAGCGTGGCGGCCGGGGCGCAGAGCGGCATCGAGGAGTGCAAGTTCCAGTTTGCCTGGGACCGCTGGAACTGCCCGGAGAGGGcactgcagctctccagccacGGCGGGCTGCGCAGTG CAAACCGAGAAACAGCCTTTGTCCACGCCATCAGCTCTGCGGGTGTCATGTACACGCTGACCCGGAACTGCAGCCTGGGCGATTTTGACAACTGTGGCTGTGACGACTCCCGCAATGGACAGCTGG GGGGACAaggctggctgtggggaggCTGCAGCGATAATGTGGGCTTTGGGGAAGCTATTTCCAAGCAGTTTGTGGATGCCCTGGAGACTGGACAAGATGCCAGAGCTGCTATGAACCTGCATAACAACGAGGCAGGTAGAAAG GCAGTGAAAGGGACCATGAAGCGGACTTGCAAATGCCATGGTGTGTCGGGGAGCTGCACCACCCAGACCTGCTGGCTGCAGTTGCCTGAGTTTCGGGAGGTGGGCACTTACCTCAAGGAGAGGTACCACAAAGCCCTGAAGGTGGActtgctgcagggagcagggaacagCGCTGCCAGCCGGGGTGCCATCGCTGAGACCTTCAGTTCCATCTCCAAGAAGGAACTGGTCCATTTGGAAGACTCTCCTGACTACTGCCTGGAGAACAAGacgctggggctgctgggcacagagggcagggagtgccTGAAGAGGGGCAAGGCGCTCAGCAAGTGGGAGAAGCGGAGCTGCCGGCGGCTGTGCGGGGACTGCGGGCTGGCGGTGGAGGAGAGGCGAGCCGAGATGGTGTCCAGCTGCAACTGCAAGTTCCACTGGTGCTGCGCCGTGCGCTGCGAGCAGTGCCGCAAACGGGTCACCAAGTACTTCTGTGTCCGCAAGGAGAAGCGCGAGCGGAGCGGGGGTGGTGGAGCCAGCCGCAAGCTCAAGAGAAAGCTCTAA